The following are encoded together in the Streptomyces flavofungini genome:
- a CDS encoding carbohydrate ABC transporter permease: MTSTTLSAPAPKATDTPVRSRGPEAARARRKRVLHWIAVHSVAIAVALLFILPFVFVFLTSVMSDSQAMSGDLWPSSWHWENYKAVFETDGFLTWWRNSLMYAGLGTLFTVCSAIPVAYALAKFRFRGRRTAMLLVISTMMLPPQVIVIPMYLVWAQQFHLSGTLWPLIIPMAFGDAYSIFLLRQFLLTIPKEYIESARVDGCGEVRTLLRIIVPMAKPGIAAIALFQFFYCWNDYFGPQIYAAQDPGSWTLSYGLESFKSAHMVNWNMTMAATLLVMAPVIVIFFFAQKAFVEGVTLTGVKG; the protein is encoded by the coding sequence ATGACTTCCACGACACTCAGCGCGCCCGCTCCGAAGGCCACCGACACCCCCGTGCGCTCGCGCGGCCCCGAGGCCGCCCGCGCCCGCCGCAAGCGCGTCCTGCACTGGATCGCCGTGCACAGCGTCGCCATCGCCGTGGCCCTGCTCTTCATCCTGCCCTTCGTGTTCGTCTTCCTGACGTCCGTGATGAGCGACTCGCAGGCGATGAGCGGCGACCTGTGGCCGTCCTCCTGGCACTGGGAGAACTACAAGGCCGTCTTCGAGACGGACGGCTTCCTCACCTGGTGGCGCAACTCCCTGATGTACGCGGGGCTCGGCACCCTCTTCACGGTCTGCTCGGCGATCCCCGTGGCGTACGCCCTCGCCAAGTTCCGCTTCCGCGGCCGCCGCACCGCGATGCTCCTGGTCATCTCGACGATGATGCTGCCGCCGCAGGTCATCGTGATCCCGATGTACCTGGTGTGGGCCCAGCAGTTCCACCTGTCGGGCACGCTGTGGCCGCTGATCATCCCGATGGCGTTCGGTGACGCGTACTCGATCTTCCTGCTCCGCCAGTTCCTCCTGACGATTCCCAAGGAGTACATCGAGTCGGCGCGCGTCGACGGCTGCGGCGAGGTCAGGACCCTGCTGAGGATCATCGTGCCGATGGCCAAGCCCGGCATCGCGGCCATCGCCCTGTTCCAGTTCTTCTACTGCTGGAACGACTACTTCGGCCCGCAGATCTACGCCGCGCAGGACCCGGGCTCCTGGACCCTCAGCTACGGCCTCGAATCCTTCAAGAGCGCCCACATGGTGAACTGGAACATGACCATGGCGGCAACCCTCCTGGTCATGGCTCCGGTCATCGTCATCTTCTTCTTCGCACAGAAAGCCTTCGTCGAAGGCGTCACCCTCACCGGAGTAAAGGGCTGA
- a CDS encoding ROK family transcriptional regulator produces the protein MAGTTPSNGSPGVPGTPRVLRAMNDRAALDLLAAHGPLTRTRIGELTGLSKPTTSQLLSRLESAGLVRTTGRQSGRPGPNAVLYEIDPAVGHVAALSADPTGITALVADVTGREVGRQRIEAAAVAEDIRHRTAQLVVEAVDGALAKAGLGHHDLRATVIGTPGAIDPHDGRLRYAPHLPGWHSRTLRAELAEVLGTPVTIENDVNLAAIAEQYEGAAQDNDNFVLAWLDEGVGAAIVLGGVLLRGATGGAGEIGYMPVPGAPLLRGGPEATPDAYRGGFESLVSGAVVRERAGGRPLDEALADPVMRDELAGHIATGLAAVVAVVDPELVVLSGQVAKSGGEELLLRVEEEMTGLALPRPLLRISELDGDPILTGALRTALTQARDTLFDTA, from the coding sequence ATGGCTGGAACCACCCCATCCAATGGTTCTCCCGGCGTGCCGGGCACGCCCCGCGTGCTCCGCGCCATGAACGACCGCGCCGCGCTCGACCTGCTCGCCGCCCACGGCCCCCTCACCCGCACCCGCATCGGCGAGCTGACGGGCCTGTCCAAGCCCACCACCTCCCAGCTCCTGAGCCGTCTGGAGAGCGCGGGCCTGGTGCGCACCACCGGCCGCCAGAGCGGCCGCCCGGGCCCCAACGCCGTCCTGTACGAGATCGACCCGGCCGTCGGCCACGTCGCCGCCCTGTCCGCCGACCCCACCGGCATCACCGCCCTGGTCGCCGACGTCACCGGGCGCGAGGTGGGCAGGCAGCGCATCGAGGCCGCAGCCGTAGCCGAGGACATCCGCCACCGCACCGCCCAGCTGGTCGTGGAGGCCGTGGACGGCGCCCTCGCCAAGGCCGGGCTCGGCCACCACGACCTGCGCGCCACCGTCATCGGCACCCCCGGCGCCATCGACCCGCACGACGGCCGGCTGCGCTACGCCCCGCACCTGCCCGGCTGGCACTCGCGCACCCTGCGCGCCGAGCTCGCCGAGGTCCTCGGCACCCCGGTGACCATCGAGAACGACGTGAACCTCGCCGCCATCGCCGAGCAGTACGAGGGCGCGGCGCAGGACAACGACAACTTCGTGCTCGCCTGGCTGGACGAGGGCGTGGGCGCGGCGATCGTGCTCGGCGGCGTGCTGCTGCGCGGCGCGACCGGCGGCGCGGGCGAGATCGGCTACATGCCGGTGCCGGGCGCCCCGCTGCTGCGCGGCGGCCCGGAGGCGACGCCCGACGCGTACCGGGGCGGCTTCGAGAGCCTCGTCTCCGGCGCCGTGGTCCGCGAGCGCGCGGGCGGCAGGCCGCTCGACGAGGCGCTCGCCGACCCCGTAATGCGCGACGAGCTCGCCGGGCACATCGCCACCGGTCTCGCCGCGGTCGTCGCGGTGGTCGACCCCGAACTCGTCGTCCTGTCCGGCCAGGTGGCCAAGTCGGGCGGCGAGGAGCTGCTCCTGCGCGTCGAGGAGGAGATGACCGGCCTCGCCCTGCCGCGCCCGCTCCTGCGGATCAGCGAGCTGGACGGCGACCCGATCCTCACCGGCGCCCTGCGCACCGCCCTCACCCAGGCCCGCGACACGCTCTTCGACACCGCCTGA
- a CDS encoding carbohydrate ABC transporter permease translates to MATLSPPARHRLRVLGFLSPWLIGFSVFFLYPLIATVYFSFMHYNQIKEPTFVGLKNWRYVFEQMPLFGPALWNTLWLVVVMVALRVVFGLSLGLLVTKLKSGVGFFRTAFYIPYLAPPVAATVAFVFLLNPGSGPVNEILSKVGISAPTWFNDPNWAKPSLVMLSLWGIGDLMVIFMAALLDVPKEQYEAAELDGAGPWAKFRYVTWPSITPIVMFAVVTGVVQTMQYYTQALVAGKVASGVNIGPGSVVQPGYPDHSTLTVPQLVYQMGFQNFNTGAACVLSLVLFAIAMAVTMLLMRKRSGLLSAED, encoded by the coding sequence ATGGCCACACTCTCACCCCCGGCGCGCCACAGACTGCGCGTGCTCGGCTTCCTCTCCCCCTGGCTGATCGGCTTCAGCGTCTTCTTCCTGTATCCGCTGATCGCCACCGTCTACTTCTCGTTCATGCACTACAACCAGATCAAGGAGCCCACGTTCGTGGGCCTGAAGAACTGGCGGTACGTGTTCGAACAGATGCCGCTGTTCGGCCCCGCGCTGTGGAACACGCTGTGGCTGGTCGTGGTGATGGTGGCGCTGCGGGTGGTCTTCGGGCTCTCGCTGGGGCTGCTCGTGACGAAGCTGAAGAGCGGCGTCGGCTTCTTCCGTACCGCCTTCTACATCCCCTACCTGGCCCCGCCGGTGGCGGCCACGGTCGCCTTCGTCTTCCTCCTCAACCCCGGCTCGGGCCCGGTCAACGAGATCCTCTCCAAGGTCGGCATCTCCGCGCCGACCTGGTTCAACGACCCGAACTGGGCCAAACCGTCGCTCGTGATGCTCTCCCTGTGGGGCATCGGCGACCTGATGGTGATCTTCATGGCGGCACTGCTCGACGTCCCCAAGGAGCAGTACGAGGCGGCCGAGCTGGACGGCGCGGGCCCCTGGGCGAAGTTCCGGTACGTGACCTGGCCGAGCATCACACCGATCGTGATGTTCGCGGTGGTCACCGGGGTCGTCCAGACCATGCAGTACTACACCCAGGCCCTGGTCGCCGGAAAGGTCGCCTCCGGCGTCAACATCGGACCCGGCTCGGTGGTCCAGCCCGGCTATCCCGACCACTCGACCCTCACGGTCCCCCAGCTCGTGTACCAGATGGGCTTCCAGAACTTCAACACCGGTGCGGCGTGCGTGCTCTCGCTCGTGCTCTTCGCCATCGCCATGGCCGTGACGATGCTGCTGATGCGCAAGCGCTCCGGCCTGCTCTCGGCGGAGGACTGA
- a CDS encoding mechanosensitive ion channel family protein, translated as MFLSVLSAAGTDPDPTPTPTRKPVTLDDAQESATNAASWVEENWSTWLAIGLRILLIVVIAMVLRVIVRRSITKLIERMNRTAQAVDGTALGGLLVNVERRRQRSQAIGSVLRSVASFLILGTAALMILGTFQINLAPLLASAGVAGVAIGFGARNLVTDFLSGVFMILEDQYGVGDSIDAGVASGEVIEVGLRVTKLRGDDGEIWYVRNGEVKRIGNLSQGWSTAGVDVTVRPDEDLDKIKRVLGEVGERLGKEEPWNEQLWGPVEVLGLDSVLLDQMVVRVSAKTMPGKSLGVERELRWRIKRAFDAEDIRLVGGLPMLPDGGVAQAPDPTAGMAAPSAYASSTSPQSLAASPIAPPPNLSK; from the coding sequence GTGTTCCTGTCCGTCCTTTCGGCCGCCGGAACGGACCCGGACCCGACACCGACGCCGACGCGCAAGCCGGTGACGCTCGACGACGCCCAGGAGAGCGCGACGAACGCCGCCAGCTGGGTGGAGGAGAACTGGTCGACCTGGCTCGCCATCGGTCTGCGCATCCTGCTGATCGTCGTGATCGCGATGGTGCTGCGCGTGATCGTGCGGCGCTCCATCACCAAGCTGATAGAGCGGATGAACCGCACGGCGCAGGCCGTGGACGGCACCGCGCTCGGCGGGCTGCTCGTCAATGTGGAGCGGCGGCGGCAGCGTTCGCAGGCCATCGGGTCCGTGCTGCGGTCGGTGGCGTCGTTCCTGATCCTCGGCACGGCCGCGCTGATGATCCTCGGCACGTTCCAGATCAATCTGGCGCCGCTGCTCGCGTCCGCGGGTGTCGCCGGTGTCGCGATCGGCTTCGGCGCCCGCAACCTGGTCACGGACTTCCTGTCCGGCGTCTTCATGATCCTGGAGGACCAGTACGGGGTCGGTGACTCCATCGACGCCGGGGTGGCCTCCGGCGAGGTCATCGAGGTGGGCCTGCGCGTGACCAAGCTGCGCGGCGACGACGGCGAGATCTGGTACGTCCGCAACGGCGAGGTCAAGCGCATCGGCAACCTCTCCCAGGGCTGGTCGACGGCCGGTGTCGATGTGACGGTGCGCCCGGACGAGGACCTGGACAAGATCAAGCGGGTGCTCGGCGAGGTCGGCGAACGGCTCGGCAAGGAAGAGCCGTGGAACGAGCAGCTGTGGGGCCCGGTCGAGGTGCTCGGCCTGGACAGCGTGCTGCTCGACCAGATGGTGGTGCGGGTCTCCGCCAAGACCATGCCGGGCAAGTCGCTCGGCGTGGAGCGGGAGCTGCGCTGGCGCATCAAGCGGGCCTTCGACGCGGAGGACATCCGCCTGGTGGGCGGCCTGCCGATGCTCCCGGACGGCGGCGTGGCCCAGGCCCCGGACCCGACGGCGGGCATGGCGGCCCCGTCCGCGTACGCGTCGTCGACGTCCCCGCAGTCCCTGGCGGCGTCGCCCATCGCCCCGCCGCCGAATCTGTCGAAGTAA
- a CDS encoding ABC transporter substrate-binding protein, whose translation MPRWRIRTRVPAALTAAGLLLAGCANPSTGSADDDPTKPVTLKFWHGWSAPGEVEAINKSIERFEKLHPNIDVKATGNVPDSTINQALRAGGGESPDVVVSFTTNNVGQYCDSGMWVDLDPFMKKTGLDKKKTFPKTLLDYTSYEGTQCALPLLADAYGMYYNKDAFKEAGIARPPRTMSELKAAAKKLTVRSGKDSYERVGYMPNFRLYQGTADRLFAQWGPRYFDADGKSRLAKEPASYDYFKTTNELLDAQGGFKDLEKFRSTFGDEMSSQNAFLTQKVAMLLDGEWRGLMLKDAKAKFDWGVAPLPVPDDQAEAYGRGFITGTVAGIAHSSRHQNAAWELVRFLTADTDQVVNFANAIHNVPSTFAALKSPKLDADPKFRTFFRILQSKYSQAMPPSTNGGAYIVSFGDFGYSVEAGHEKNLREGLKKLDDQIDADNLQSEN comes from the coding sequence ATGCCGCGATGGCGCATACGCACCCGCGTGCCCGCCGCCCTGACCGCGGCCGGACTGCTCTTGGCCGGATGTGCCAACCCGAGCACCGGCAGCGCCGACGACGATCCGACCAAGCCCGTGACGCTGAAGTTCTGGCACGGCTGGTCGGCGCCCGGCGAGGTCGAGGCGATCAACAAGAGCATCGAGCGATTCGAGAAGCTGCACCCGAACATCGACGTCAAGGCGACCGGCAACGTCCCCGACTCCACCATCAACCAGGCCCTCAGGGCGGGCGGCGGCGAATCCCCCGACGTGGTGGTCTCCTTCACCACCAACAACGTCGGCCAGTACTGCGACTCCGGCATGTGGGTCGACCTCGACCCCTTCATGAAGAAGACCGGACTCGACAAGAAGAAGACGTTCCCCAAGACCCTCCTCGACTACACGAGTTACGAGGGCACCCAGTGCGCGCTCCCGCTCCTCGCGGACGCGTACGGCATGTACTACAACAAGGACGCCTTCAAGGAGGCGGGCATCGCCCGCCCGCCGCGCACCATGTCGGAGCTGAAGGCGGCGGCGAAGAAGCTGACCGTGCGCAGCGGCAAGGACTCGTACGAGCGGGTCGGCTACATGCCCAACTTCCGGCTCTACCAGGGCACCGCCGACCGCCTCTTCGCGCAGTGGGGCCCGCGGTACTTCGACGCCGACGGCAAGTCCCGGCTCGCGAAGGAACCCGCCTCCTACGACTACTTCAAGACGACGAACGAACTGCTCGACGCCCAGGGCGGGTTCAAGGACCTGGAGAAGTTCCGCTCGACCTTCGGCGACGAGATGTCCAGCCAGAACGCCTTCCTCACCCAGAAGGTCGCCATGCTCCTGGACGGCGAGTGGCGCGGGCTGATGCTGAAGGACGCGAAGGCGAAGTTCGACTGGGGCGTGGCGCCGCTGCCGGTGCCGGACGACCAGGCGGAGGCGTACGGCCGGGGCTTCATCACCGGCACCGTCGCAGGCATCGCGCACAGCAGCAGGCACCAGAACGCGGCGTGGGAGCTGGTGCGGTTCCTGACCGCCGACACCGACCAGGTCGTGAACTTCGCCAACGCCATCCACAACGTCCCTTCGACCTTCGCGGCCCTCAAGTCCCCGAAGCTGGACGCCGATCCGAAGTTCCGCACCTTCTTCCGGATCCTGCAGAGCAAGTACAGCCAGGCCATGCCCCCGTCCACCAACGGCGGCGCCTACATCGTCTCGTTCGGGGACTTCGGGTACTCCGTCGAGGCCGGGCACGAGAAGAACCTGCGCGAGGGCCTGAAGAAACTCGACGACCAGATCGACGCCGACAACCTCCAGTCAGAGAACTGA